A stretch of Aedes aegypti strain LVP_AGWG chromosome 2, AaegL5.0 Primary Assembly, whole genome shotgun sequence DNA encodes these proteins:
- the LOC5563742 gene encoding polycomb group protein Pc has protein sequence MEITDDRVYAAERIMKKRVRAGKVEYLVKWKGWSTRHNTWEPEENILDERLIDIFERSLRGSSTPKRKKKPVIEDSDEDEVPVPAAPVPTTSTTPVVVTPEPVPEPEKPIKETIKKEKEEKHTKKEKDVVDSPKLSPTVSKSSTSSVHLSTPKEKPTVSNEPTGTSSGGKYPSPGLKISISGQNNDNDTASNSSDDQPLSHKDLAGTKRKAEVLSKEGKVGVTIKTSPDESPAAKNQRLEAPSMVTPLSSGPKTDIKPAAPLSPDTPASRPESNIPLVDKSAAAGVANNVPPEEKAPKKPISNDFPPVSNNNTINQHQHLTLSPRAAPPQLWLPRSQPTNQVFITDVTVNLETVTIRECKTERGFFKARDLKSDIVN, from the coding sequence GGTAAAGTTGAATATCTGGTCAAATGGAAGGGTTGGAGCACACGGCACAACACCTGGGAACCAGAGGAAAACATTCTTGACGAGCGGCTTATTGACATTTTCGAGCGATCCCTGCGAGGAAGCTCGACTCCCAAACGCAAGAAGAAACCAGTCATCGAAGACTCCGATGAGGACGAAGTTCCCGTTCCTGCTGCCCCTGTACCAACTACGTCTACAACGCCGGTCGTTGTCACTCCGGAACCTGTACCGGAACCGGAAAAACCTATCAAAGAAACGATCAAGAAAGAGAAAGAGGAAAAGCACACCAAGAAGGAGAAGGATGTCGTGGACAGTCCCAAATTGTCGCCGACTGTCTCCAAGTCGAGTACAAGCAGTGTACATCTAAGCACTCCAAAAGAGAAGCCTACAGTTAGCAATGAACCTACGGGAACTTCTTCCGGAGGAAAGTATCCTTCACCAGGATTAAAGATATCAATCTCCGGCCAAAACAATGATAATGATACGGCTTCCAACAGCAGCGACGATCAGCCATTGAGCCACAAAGACTTGGCTGGTACCAAGCGAAAGGCCGAAGTGTTATCCAAAGAAGGAAAAGTTGGCGTCACAATCAAAACCTCTCCGGACGAAAGTCCTGCAGCCAAAAACCAGCGGCTAGAAGCGCCCTCAATGGTCACTCCGTTATCCTCCGGACCGAAAACTGACATCAAACCCGCAGCCCCACTCTCACCTGATACGCCTGCATCACGACCAGAGTCTAACATTCCACTGGTGGACAAATCAGCCGCTGCGGGAGTGGCAAACAATGTTCCTCCTGAAGAGAAAGCCCCCAAGAAACCCATCTCAAACGACTTTCCACCCGTAAGCAACAACAACACGATAAATCAGCACCAGCATCTTACGCTATCTCCCCGCGCAGCACCTCCGCAGTTGTGGCTTCCACGATCACAGCCCACTAATCAGGTGTTCATCACCGATGTCACGGTCAACCTCGAAACGGTCACTATTCGGGAGTGCAAAACTGAGCGGGGATTCTTCAAAGCGCGAGACCTGAAAAGTGACATTGTCAACTGA